From the Microcoleus sp. FACHB-831 genome, one window contains:
- a CDS encoding phage tail sheath C-terminal domain-containing protein yields MARLDYFAPGIYIEEVERGSRPIEGVSTSVAGFVGFTEDVRGGAELFKPMLITNWTQYLEYFSKPGSDGFTDFNAYLPFAVSGWFINGGGRCWVASIGTKLPGTQPPPPEESALKITSRAKRPSLMFNIKPEEATNGRVLVAVQESEPLTPPEGSEEEPPINTGEYFSVIIRRDEEQLERYDHLSMNPEVDPQVATYVVTALQDSPFVTVTDMAQAGGSLANRPGNGIYEVSAPPYISPPERFTRDLQGVRDDRTGVQGIGEIDEITMMACPDLMRAYEAGLLDMDQVHGVMEMMISSVENATPNPPNRMVVIDPPPNQVKPQQVAQWLNAFNRRSMYAALYYPWIKVANPRNGGRPIAVPPCGHMMGVWARTDETRGVFKAPANDIPRGVIGLNYDTNFREQELLNPLGINCIRSFPNRGIRVWGARTLVEPDNTPWRYIPVRRLMSYIEKSIELGTQWVVFEPNDATLWYRVTRTVSNFLERIWRDGALFGGTPDEAFYVKCDESINTPETIMLGRLYIEVGVSPVRPAEFVIFRIGQWSPSDS; encoded by the coding sequence GCTCCTGGTATTTACATCGAAGAAGTCGAGCGCGGTAGCCGCCCGATCGAGGGCGTGAGTACTAGCGTAGCTGGATTTGTGGGCTTTACCGAGGATGTGCGCGGTGGGGCTGAATTGTTCAAGCCGATGTTAATTACTAACTGGACTCAATACCTGGAATACTTTTCAAAACCAGGCTCGGATGGGTTCACAGACTTCAATGCCTACTTACCTTTTGCAGTCAGCGGCTGGTTTATCAACGGCGGCGGGCGCTGTTGGGTTGCTAGCATTGGCACTAAACTGCCTGGTACACAGCCACCACCCCCCGAAGAATCTGCCCTCAAAATTACAAGCAGAGCCAAACGTCCTTCCTTGATGTTTAACATCAAGCCTGAAGAAGCTACGAATGGAAGAGTCCTAGTTGCAGTTCAGGAAAGCGAGCCTCTTACCCCACCAGAAGGCTCGGAGGAAGAACCACCCATCAATACAGGCGAATACTTCTCAGTAATCATTCGTCGGGATGAGGAGCAACTCGAAAGGTACGACCACCTCTCAATGAATCCAGAAGTCGATCCTCAAGTGGCAACCTATGTTGTCACTGCTCTCCAGGATTCGCCTTTTGTGACCGTAACCGATATGGCTCAAGCTGGAGGCTCGTTAGCCAATCGACCTGGCAATGGTATCTATGAGGTGAGTGCCCCCCCGTACATTTCTCCCCCAGAACGCTTCACAAGAGATTTGCAAGGGGTACGCGACGACCGCACTGGCGTACAAGGGATTGGCGAAATTGACGAAATTACCATGATGGCTTGTCCAGATCTGATGCGGGCCTACGAAGCGGGACTGCTGGATATGGATCAAGTACATGGTGTCATGGAAATGATGATCAGCAGCGTCGAAAACGCCACGCCCAACCCACCAAACCGCATGGTCGTTATCGATCCGCCGCCCAACCAAGTAAAGCCCCAGCAGGTGGCTCAGTGGTTGAATGCTTTCAATCGCCGTTCTATGTACGCGGCTTTATACTACCCCTGGATCAAAGTTGCTAACCCTCGTAACGGTGGCAGACCAATTGCGGTTCCCCCCTGCGGTCACATGATGGGAGTTTGGGCGCGTACCGATGAGACACGAGGAGTTTTTAAAGCACCTGCTAATGACATTCCCAGAGGTGTGATAGGTCTAAATTACGATACAAACTTCCGCGAACAAGAGTTACTGAACCCTCTAGGCATCAACTGTATCCGCAGCTTCCCGAACCGAGGCATCCGTGTCTGGGGCGCTCGTACCTTAGTTGAACCCGATAATACTCCTTGGCGCTACATTCCTGTACGCCGTCTGATGAGCTACATTGAGAAATCGATTGAATTGGGTACTCAGTGGGTTGTATTCGAACCTAACGATGCAACTTTGTGGTATCGCGTAACGCGGACGGTGAGCAATTTCTTGGAGCGAATTTGGCGTGACGGTGCCTTGTTTGGAGGTACTCCGGATGAAGCGTT